The Candidatus Hydrogenedentota bacterium genome contains the following window.
TCAGACGCATCTACGAAAAGGCCGCCGCGCAATATAGCGAGGTGCATCTATACATCTTCTCGGACCACGGAATGACGGATATCCGTCAGACCTGCGACGTCATGGCGCGCATTGAGTCCCTCGGCCTCGCCTTCGGGGAGGACTACGCCGCCGCCTACGACTCCACCATGGCCCGCTTCTGGTTCCTCAAGCCCGGCGCGCGCGAAAAGATTGAAGCCGCCCTCGCCGAAGAGCCGCTCGGGCACACCATGTCCGCCGAAGAGCTCGCGTCCTACGGCTGCGACTTCCCCGGAAACACCTACGGCGATCTCTTCTTCCTGATGAATCCCGGCGTGCTCATTTGTCCCAGCCACATGGGCGTCAAACCACTCGCCGGCATGCACGGCTTCGCCCCCGGAGACCCCGACTCCGTCGCCGCGCTCCTGGCCAACGTCCCCGTCGCCCCCGAGATCACCGGCCTCGAACACCTCTACGCCCTCATGCGCCGCGAAGTCGAAAACCAACCTGCACGGTAACACTTTAGCGATCTGAAGTTGAATAGCAGTTTAACCACGAATAGACACGAATAAGAAACCGTGATACAGTTCATGAAGCCGGCCTTTACCCAGGCCCTCAGCCGGGCATCCAAGCAACGAGAAACCTGATTGGCCGCGGAGAACATAGATCAACCCCTTCGCCGCAACAAAGGAGTCTTCCCAAACTTTCGCGCAGATCCGCACAGATAAATCAGAAATACTCCATCTCCTTAAACCGGGAGATCTCCTATTTCGATTTATCCGTCACCTGTGTGCCGGTGCCGGCTTCTGGTTTCTACCTCTTATCTGTGGCGTTCTGTACTACTATCCGTCATTTTCTTGTTTTTCTGCAAGATCTTGCGCGCAAAATCTCCATAACAATCTGTTGTAAAAGCATTTACGAATCGGAAACTCCAAGGAGAGTTTCCGGGCCGTTCGGTGAAATTCTTGGTCGGTATTCAATTCTTGACCACGGATTACACCGATGACACGGATTGCCGCGACGCTCGAACAAGATGAGACCGAACAGCCCGCCGCCCGTTCCACCCCGCTACCATTCCGATACGGAACAATCCGATCTGGCCAACTTGGAAACAGCACACAGCCGCCCGCACGACTCAACGGTCGGAACCAATTGCTATCCGTGCCATCCGTGTAATCCGTGGTCACAATTCTTGATCACCGCCCGCGGCTGCTCCCAATGCATTCGTGTGCATTGGAGTTCATTCGTGGTTAAAAATGCGCTCTCGATCATCCACCCAATCCATCCGCGTTCCAGAGATCACCCTATGCGCTCTCTGCGTTCTCTGCGGTTAAGGCTCTTCCCTGTTTTTCTTCGTACCCTTCGTGCCCTTCGTGCCCTTCGTGGTGATCCCTCCTTTGGTCCCGGCCAAGGGCTGCGCTGTGTAAATCTGTGGGAGAATTCTCCGCTTCAAAGGCTAAAAGGCGGACCTGTTATCGTTTCATTTGAGTCTTCGAACCGGGTCAATAGCCTCTCTTGTTCGTGTGAATTCGTGTTCATTCGTGGTTGAAAATCTTCTTTGCTTCAGAAGGCTAAACTATTACCAAATCCTAAACAGGAATGTAGAACAGGCGCTGCTCCTGTCCCCGGCGAAGCGCCGGAGATGTGGTCCGTCAAGAGGCGAATCCGGCCCGGGAACTCACTCCGCGCCCTCCGCCACATTCCCCACGGCATGGATCATCGCCTCCGGATCCCGGTTCTCATTCAGGTATTCCGCGTAGCGCGCTTCATCCTTCAGGTGCTTCCCGAAAAACGCCGTGGTGTAACCGTTGGTCAGCCGGTGAACCCGCTCCATACCCAGATACGTAATCGGCTCCCCGTTCGTAATGCGCTCCCCCTCGCCCACGCCATCGCCCCACGCCGGGTTAATCTGGTACATGTCCGAAAAGCTGTAATGTCCCGCGTCCGGCATTTCCACCAGATACTTCGGCGCTTCGGTCTGCTCGAAGTAATACCGCGCGGCGGCATTCCCCTGCGCGTTGATCGTCGCGTCCTCCGTCGCGATAAACATCAACAGCGGCACGCTGCTCGCTTGCGTGTATTCCGGAACGACTGCCGCCTTCGGCACTATGGCCTTAATCCGCGCGTCGTGGTGCTGCGCACCCATCGCGGTGAAGCCGCCAAACGAATGGCCGCCCACGCCGATCTTCTCGAGGTCCACGCGGCCGTGAAACCGGGACTCGGCATCGCCGTTCATTTCCGCCATCGCATCGATCAGAAAGCTCACGTCCTTCGGGCGGTCGATCGCGGCCTGGCCGCGGCCCTGCCGATCAAACGGAATGACTCCCGTCCCGTAGGGCGTCGCGCACGCGTTCCGCGTGTGGTCCACCGCCGCCACAATATACCCGTGGCTCGCCAGGTGGTCGCACCAGAACGTGCTCTGCGCCCGCATTCCGCCATTGCCGTGGGAGAAGATAATCAGTGGAAACGTCCCTTCCGCGATCTCCGCGTCCCGAACCGCAATCGTCTTAAAGCGCTCGTCCATCGTGGCAATGTCGAACTTGAACGCCATCGAGAGGATCAGGTTCATCTGCTCGTTCTCACCGTTCATGTAGAAATCGGTAAACTTCGTCGGCTCGGCGCCGCGCGCGGAATCCGCCGCGGGATACCAGATCTCCGCCATCAGCGGGCGCGGCGCGTTCAGGGCGGAATCCATACGGGATTCATCGGCCAGGGGGATCGACGTTACGCCCACAGGATAGGGCCCCGGCTTCTCCGGGTCGGGCGCGTCCGCCCGCGCCAGCGTGGGGGAGAGGAGGGCCAGGAATGCCGCCAGAATGAGTTGTAACTGTCGCATCGGTGTTGTACTCCTTCAAACGTTGCGCCGGGCGTCCCGACAATTCGCTTACGGTGTTTGCGCCGCCGCCTCGTACTCCCGGATCGCGACCATCCGCGCGATGCCGTCGTTCGACTCCCGCCACGCCCGCCGCGCACGCGCCGGCAGCGACGCGTTTTCCAGCGCTGCCCGGCTCCGCTCAAGAAACGCGCGCGTGTAGATTGGCGGGTGAAGCGTCCCGAACCAGATGCCGATCCGGTGCTGCTCCTCCTCCCAGTCGCGCCCCAGCACATACTGGAACCACGCGTCCTCGAATGCCTCGGCAAGCTCCGGGTGGAGGCTGTTGTAAAACGTCCCGGCGCCCGCGCGTTGCAGCGAGAGCGACAGCGCCGGATCGGTCAGCCGTTCCCATTGCGCGCGCTTGGCCGCGAGCGTCGGAATCGCGCCGCGCGCCGCGAAAGCCTGCCGTTGGCCCTGGTCCCCGGGATCCCGTTCAAGCTCCGCCGCAATAAGCGCTTCCGCATCCTTCTCCCCGAGCGCGGCGAGGCTTTTCACCACGCTCCAGCGCCGAGGCTGGTCCACCCCACGGGAGGCCTGCAGCAATGATCGCAGCCGATCGGTGTCCTCCCATCGCGATGCCGTGGCGACGAAGGCGTCCAGCCAGTGCAGGCGCGCGTCGGAATCAGGCGCCGCGTTTTCGTAGCCCGCCCAGAGCATCCCGGAAAGCCGCGGCGCATACGCGAGGCGCGCGTCGAGCGGCAGATAGGCCCGGAACACGTCGCGCGTCGGGTGGTTCCCCAGGAGATACGCGCGCAGATCCGGGTGTCCTTCCTGCGGGATAAATTGGAGCAGCAAATCCATCAGTTCCGACGCGCCCAGGCGCTGGTGCTGCACCATGTGCGAGAGCGTTCCCCACACCATGCGGCGCACAAACGGATCGTCAATGGCCTGGAGGTGTTCGCGCGCGGTGTCGAGCGAATTCGCGTCGAGAAAAAACAGGCCGTAGTCCATGTCGCCGTAGTTTGGAAAGACAAAGTCCGGGCAGCGCTGTCCCCCAAGTTCCGGTACAGGCGTGCGCGCGCCATCGTAGGAGACCGGCGCGGTGTGATAGGGCTTCAGCGCGCCCCCATCGTCAAAAGAGAAAAGCGCAACTTGCGTACGGTGCGGCGACGGCTGCGGTGCGTTATACGGCGTCTGGTGTATCTCGAAGGAATCGATCGCGCCGTCTTCACAGCCATAGGTAACTGAAATGTTGCTCAGGCCCTCGGTCCGGATCCAGCGCTCCGTCCATGTATCGAGGGACGTTTCCGCGGCCTCCGCCACCGAGGCGATGAACTGCGCGCGCGTCGCGTTCTTCCACGCGTAGCGGCGGAAATACGCCGACACACCCTCGCGGTACGCGTCCGCGCCGGCCGTGAACCACAATTGCTTCAGCGCCGCCGCGCCCTTGGCGTACGTAATCCCATCGAAATTCGCGATGGCTTCCTGCGCCCACGGCACATCGACCTCCACCGGGTGGGTCGTGCTCAATTGATCCTGGTAGTACGCCCAGCCTTTCGACTGGTGGAAGCGCGCCCAGATATCGCCGTACGCGCCAATCGCCTCTTGCGCCTGGTACGCCGAGAAGGTTGCGAAACTCTCGTTCAGCCAGAGATCGTTCCACCACGCCATCGTCACCAGGTTGCCAAACCACATGTGCGCCATCTCGTGCAGCAGGATGTTGTTCCGGCTCCGGTAATCCTCCTCCGTCGCCGCGCCCCGGTAAATCATGAATTCGTTCATCGTCACCGCCCCGGGATTCTCCATCGCCCCCGGGCCGAGCTCCGGCGCGAATACGTGATCGTACTTCTCAAAGGGATACGGCGTGCCAAAATAGTCGTTGAAATAGTCCAAACCGGCGCGGGTCTCGTCGAAAAGCCGCTCCGCGTCAAAAAAGGGGGCCAGTGACGCGCGCGCGTACATCGCCATCGGAAGCCCGTTGTGCTCCGCCCGCCAGACCCGGTACTCTCCGCCACCGACGAAGAAGAGATAGGTGCTGAGCAGCGGGGTCGCCTTGAAGCGCGTGACGCGCGCGCCATCCGTCTCCGACGCGGATTCCTCGGGCATGTTGCCGATGATCGTCCACGCCGCCGGCGCCTCCGCCGTCATTGTATACGTGGCCTTGATATCCGGCTGGTCGAAACACGGAAATACGTAATGCGCCGCATACGGTTCGAGGTTCGTATAGAAATACTCCCGCCCGTCCAGCGGATCCGTAAAGTGGCACAGCCCATCCCGGCTATTGGAATAGGCCGCCGTATACGCCACCGAAATCGCCATCGGCCCCTCCCGCAGGTGGCGTGACGGGATATCAAAACTCCCGTTCCGCCGTACAATATCCGGGATCCGCGAACCATCCACATACACCGCGTCGAGCGACTCCGCCCGCAGATCGATGCTCAACGGCGCATCCGTCCGGTTCAGTGTTACATGGATCGTCGTGCGTCCGTCGAAGGTCTTCGACTTCTCCCGGAATGTGAAATGGATTTCATACGTGGCCTCGGCAACCTGCGCGCGGCGAAACGCAGCAAAGGCCTGCGAAAGATCATCGCGATCCTCCCGGGCCAGGGCGGCCGCGTTCAGCGCCGTGAGGATCAGCAAGCCGGCAAGCAGTGGCGTGAAACGGAAAGGCCTCACGGCGATTACTCCCGCGCGCGGCGGTGCTGCCCGAGCCAGGCGCACGCCGCATCCGGCAGGCCCTCGTGGCCGCCCTGAAAAATCGTAACCCGCGCCAAGCCCGCCTCCGCACGAAACAGTACGTCGCGGCGGTAATCGGGATCCGCCACCCGATCCGCCGGCGCCGCCCAGCCCTGCGAAAGCATGTTGATGCGCGACTGCGAGACTTCCGGCGCGCCGAGCGCCCGAGCAACCGCGTTGAACGCGTCGATCGTGTGCCGCACCGGCACCGAACCCGTGTGCCCATCGAGAATCCCCGTCGCCAGGTCCAGCGGTACCGTGACCGCGTTGCCGAGGTGGGGGAGGGGCGACCGCGCCCGAAGTTCCGCGTCCACCTCGGGGCTGCCCCCCGGCGCGCCGCCCACGCAGGCTTCCACATCCTGCCAGTAATGGTGGCCCGCCGCCTTCGTTTCCGCGTGCCACGCCGCAAGATCGCTGATGCCCGCCCACGCCGACACCGCGCTGAACGCCTCCGGGTGGTACGCCGCCATGACCATGCTCATGTGCCCCCCGCCCGACAGCCCCGCAAGGTAGATTCGCTCGTCGTCCACCTCGGCCCGGGCCTGAATCGCGGACGTCGCGTCCAGGACGTCCTGCCGCGCCGCGGGTGACGCGCACGCCTCGGGCGATTTGTTGGGCCCGCGGAAATGCGGCGCCGCGACATGCCAGCCATGCGCCCGCGCGGCCACCACCCACTCATCCGGATTGTAGGTGTCCATCCCCGCGCTCCACCAATGCAGCACCACCAGAAGCGGCTGCGGCCCGGCTTCCGGCGACGCGTAAAAGCGCGTCGATTGCACCGTCTGGTCGTGGGTGCTCGTGAAGTCCACCTGTTCAAATGCAATCTCGCCCGCGCCCTGGGTAGCCAGCAGCAGTGGCAGCAAATGCAGAATCATGAAAGCCGTCCCATCATCGTTGTCCGCAATGAAAGCGCCATGGTAGACATTCTCTCCCCGCGGGATCCAGTGTGTTTCCGAAGAATCGGAAGCCGACATTTCCGCCACGGCGCACTTTCGGCCTGTCTGCAAATCCCTCCCAGATTCCCAACCCCTTCCAAAATCTCCCAACCCCACAACACGAGCGTAGACCAATGGGAGCGCGGGCGGCCCGCCCGCATCGCGCCGAAGGCGCGCGCGAAACGACGCAGGCATTCGTGTCTGCGAAACGCCACCCCGAATACTTCCCCCTTCCAGTATGCTCCAATCCAGCAGCAAAAGCGCGGACCAATGGGAGCGCGGGCGGCCCGCCCGCACTGCGCCGAAGGCGCGCGCGAAACGACGCAGGCATTCGTGTCTGCGAAACGCCACCCCGAATACTTCCCCCTTCCAGTATGCTCCAATCCAGCAGCAAAAGCGCGGACCCATGGGAGCGCGGACGGCCCGCCCGCACCGCGCCGAAGGCGCGCCAAAACATCCGCCGCCCCTTGCAAGCTCCACCGCCGCCGTCGTACACTCGCGGCGTGCCTGTTCACCCGTCGAGGATCCATTCCCATGCGCAGCATCACCATCGTTCTCGCAGCCCTGTTTCTCGCCGCGTCCCACGCGCAGGCCGCCCCCGAAACCCAGAACCTCGAAGTGCTCGACCCCAACTTCGCCGCCGTCGATCCCGGTGCCGACATCCAGTGGTTCGACGCGCTCAAAATCGGGCTCGAAGGCCAGGGCTGGTCCGAAAACGCCCACCCCTACGACCGCCTTCCGTCGAAGGCGGAAGGGGTCGCCCCCGACGCCGTCTGGCGTTTGTCCCACCATTCCGCCGGACTCGCCGTACGTTTCGTCAGCGATTCCCCCGAAATCTCCGCCCGCTGGACCGTGCGATTCGACAATCTGGCAATGCCACACATGCCCGCCACCGGCGTGAGTGGCCTCGATCTCTACGCGAAGGACGGCGATCACTGGCGCTGGGTCGCCCAGGGACGCCCGAGCCAGCCCGCCGGCAACCAGGCGCGCCTCGTGAACGGCGCGCCCGAGGGCCTGCACGAATATATGCTCTACCTTCCGCTCTACAACGGCACGGAATCCCTGGAAATCGGCGTAAAACCGGGCTCGACCCTGGCGCGCGGCCCCCGGCGCAAGCACGAATTCCCGATCGTGTTCTACGGCACTTCCATCACCCACGGCGGCTGCGCTTCCCGCCCGGGCATGGCCTACCCCGCCATCGTCGGCCAGATGCTCGACCGCGAAACCATCAACCTCGGCTTCTCGGGAAATGGCAAGATGGAGCCGGAGATGGGCGAACTCATCGCCGAGTTGGAAGCCAGCGCCTTTGTGCTCGATTGCCTCCCCAACATGACCCCCGAGATGGTGGCCGAGCGCGTCGCTCCCGTCGTGAAAACCCTGCGCGAAGCGCACCCCGGCACGCCAATCATCCTCGTGGAAAACATCATCTACCAGAGTAGCTGGTTCTACGGCAAGGGCGGGCACGAGGAAAAGAATGCCCGCCTCCGGGAAGTCTACGCCCAGCTCCAGCAGGACGGCGTGACGCGCCTCCACTATGTCCCGTGCGACAATCTGCTCGGGGACGATGGCCTCGGCACCGTGGACGGCACCCACCCCACGGACCTCGGCTTCTTGCGCCAGGCCCAGGTCCTGGCGCCCGTTATCCAGGCGGCCCTGCAAGAATAACCCGCGCGAGGAACCCCATGAGCGAACCCATTCTGAAGTCCCTGGCCGATCGCGTTCTCACCCTGCGGTTGAACCGGCCGGAAAAGAAGAACGCCCTGACCGTGGCGATGTACCAGGACCTCGCGGACGCCCTCCGCGACGCCGCGAATGACCATGCGGTGCGCGCCGTCCTTATTCGCGGGACCGACGGCTGCTTCACCGCCGGCAACGATCTATTCGATTTCATGCAGCATCCCCCGACCGGGGAAGACGCCCCCGTGGGCCACTTCCTCGACGCTATCGCGACCTTTCCCAAGCCCCTCGTGGCCATGGTGGACGGCATCGCCATCGGCATCGGCACAACCCTGCTCCTGCATTGCGACCTGGTCTACGCCAGCGATGCCGCGCGCTTCCGTCTGCCCTTCGTCAACCTGGGCCTCTGCCCGGAAGCCGGTTCCAGCCTGCTGATGCCCCGCCTCGCCGGGACCGCCCGCGCCTCCGAGCTGCTCCTGCTCGGACGTGAATTCGGCGCGGAAGAAGCCCGGGAAATCGGCCTCGTGAATGCCGTCCGCCCGGCTGACGCGCTGGAAGATCTCGTTCAAGAGCGCCTCCAGGCGCTTGCGGCCCAGCCCCCCGCCGCCGTCCGCGCAAGCAAGGCCCTGATCCGCGCGCAGGACCGCGACGCCATCGCCCAGGTCATGCGCGCCGAATTCGCCGAGTTTATGGCGCGCCTCATGTCCCCGGAGGCCGCCGAAGCCTTCCAGGCCTTCGCCGAAAAGCGCGCGCCCGATTTCTCGACGTTCGAATGAAACGATGTGCGGACGCTGGAATGATCGTGACCGGGCTTCTGGTGAGAAACCGGGAGCTGGAGGGAAACTCGTGAAAAAGAACGCCTCTCTTGGATTTACACTTATCGAACTGCTCGTGGTGATTGCGATCATCGGCATTCTCGCCGCCATCCTCTTGCCCGCGCTCGCCCGGGCGCGGGAGGCGGCGCGCCGCGCGGCGTGCGCAAACAATCTCAAGCAGATGGGGCTTTCGCTCCACATGTTCGCCTCGGAGAACCGCGGGATGTATCCGCCGCGCCAGATCGTCACGATCACCGGCGCGCTGAGCCCCGAGATGATGTTCAACGGGCCCCTCATGATTCCGGAGTACATCAGCGACTACAACGTCATCTGGTGCCCGTCCTGGGGCGCGAACGATGGCCCGATTTCGCGCTACGACGGCGGCAAGGGGAACGGAGATGGTGTCCTCGAGCCCGAGGAGATTGGCCAGGAACCCTACCACTACACCGGCTGGCTCCTGCTGGAGGATGTAAACATCATCGGGCCGCTGGTCGGCACGCTGGGGACCGGCCCGAACGGACGCCACGAGGAGGACGCCTACCTCGGCACGCCCTGGGGGGAACTGGCCCTGGCGAATGTGGCCACGAACGGAGACGCCAGCCACCGCGATTTCACCGTCTCCTCCACCTACGCCGGGACACAGGCCGGCGGCGGGAATACGATCTACCGGCTTCGGGATGGCATCGAGCGCTTCCTGATCACGGACATCAATAACCCGGGCGCCAGCGCGCGCGCCAGCAGCAGCACGCCGCTGATGTGGGACCACGCGAGCACGAAAACGATCGACTTTTCCCACGTGCCCGGCGGCGGCAACGTGTTATACCTCGACGGGCACGTGGAATTCTTGAAGTACCCGAACACGCGCTTTCCTTTCACCCCCGACAGCGCACGCATTCTCGGGCGGTACGGCAAGCCATTCGACGGGTTCTGATCGCGCGAACGGCTAACGCGCGGCCAGCGATTCGAGATACTGCCGCGCCGCCACCCGCGCCAGGCCGATTTGCCGCGGGCTGACCGATACACACCGCAGGCCCAGATCGATGAGCTTCGGAATGCACGCTGGTTGCCCGCCGATCTCCCCGCACACCGACAGCGGCCTGCCGTGCCGCGCCGCCGCTTCGGCGATCTGGCGCAGGAGTTTCCAGAATACCGGCTTGTCCGGATTGTAATCCCCGGCCACCCGCTCGTTGTTCCGGTCGATCGCGAACAAATACTGGATCAGGTCGTTCGTGCCGATCGACCCGAAATCCGAAATCGCCATCAGCTCGTCCGCCAGCAGGCAGGCCGAGGGCACCTCGAACATCACCCCGTGCAGCAGTTGCGTATCCGGAATGTCCGCAATGAACTGCCGGATGCGCTCCCGGAGCACGAGGAACTGGTCCGCGTCCACGATCATGGGATAAGTCAGGTGGATAGCCCCATGGCGCGACGCCCGGGCAAGCGCGCGAACGTGCGGTTGCAACAAATCGGGCCGGCCCAGCAGCAGCCGCGCGCCCCGAAAGCCGAGACACGGGTTTTCCTCCGGATCCAGGCTGAGGCAGGGCGCCCCCTTGTCTCCGCCAAGATCCAGCAGCCGCATGTACACCGGTTTGCCGGCCTGGGATCGAACCACCGACGCATACCGTTCATACTGCGCGTCCTCGCCCAGCAGGCAGCTCATCGCAAGGAATTCAAACTCGGTACGGTAAAGCCCCACGCCCTCGGCCCCCGATTCCTCGAGCAGCGGTAGCTCCGAGGAGCGCCCGATATTCGCCAGGACCGTGAAGCCCTCCACAGGCGGCACGCGCCGCGCCGCACGCATCGCCTGGCGGCGCGCCGTCGGATACAGCGCAAGCGTATCCGGCCTGGGGTGGATGATCACATCCCCCGCGTCCCCATCGAGCAGCACGTAATCGCCCGTATTGATGCGTTCGTGCACCCGCTCGATCCCGCTGACCGACGGAATCCCCATCGCGCGCGCCAGAATCGCCGCGTGCGACGCCGGCCCGCCATGTTCCGTGATGAAGCCGAGTGTCTTGTCGGTGTTCAGATTCACGGTGTCGCTCGGCGTCAGGTCCGCGGAGACAATGATGTGAAAACCCGGAAAAAGCGCCCGCGTATCTTCCGACCGGCCCGGAACCTCCTTGCCCGCCATGATGTCCAGCAGGCGGCGCCGGATCTCGCCAATATCCGCCGCACGCTCGCTCATATACGAATTGTCCACCGCCTGCAACAGTTTCTCGTATTTGTCCAGGCACTTGGCGATCGCCGCCTCCGCGTTAAGCAGCTCGGACTCAATCACCTGGCGGATCTCCGCGTGAAGCGTCTCGTCCTCCACCATCATCTTCTGCGCCAGGAAGATATTCGCCTGCGCCTTGCCGATACGCGAGGAAACCTCCACCGCCAGGCCGTCTATCTGGCCCGCCGCCTGCCCCATCGCCCAGGCCGCGCGCTCCTGCTCCGCGGGCGCCTGCTCGGGTTCAATACGGTACCACGGTACCGCCTGATGGGAAATCGGGTGCAATACGACCGCCCGGGCGTACACCACCCCCTCGCTCACCGCCAGGCCCGAGAGATGCGTTTCCTTCGCCGAACCCGAATCGACCATGAATTCCCCTCGCAGTAATTTCGTAAAATGGAACGCGCGGCGGAATGATTCAACCCACCATACCGAATAGTAGCAAGGTTTGCCATGGCGGGCCAACCCCCATCGCGCCCGATCTGCCCCCGGATTCGCCCGGGCCTCCCCCTTCCGGGTATACTGGGCGCGAGCAGGCTGGACGGCCGCGGCATCCCCCCGGGGATGCGGAGGAAAGTCCGGGCTCCACAGGGCAAGGTGCTTCGTAACGCGAAGGCGGGGCGACCCGACGGAAAGTGGAACAGAAAACACACCGCCTACGTCTTCTTCGGAAGGCCGGCAAGGTTGAAAAGGTGCGGTAAGAGCGCACCAGCGCCGTGGCGACACGGCGGCTTTTCAAACCCCACCTGGAGCAATTCCAAATAGGGGAGCACTGGCGTGGCCCGCGCTGCTCCCGGGTAGGAAGCTAGAGGCGCATGGCGACATGCGTCCCAGATGAATGGCCGTCTCGGGGACTGCGGTCCCTAGACAGAACCCGGCTTACAGGCCTGCTCACTTTTGTTTTGGCAACATTCTCTTCGGTAGGAAAACCGTTTTCCTACGAACTCTTCCGCCCCGAAGGGGCAACGCAGTTTTCAGCCCTGGGCAACGCCCAGGGTTAGAGGCGTATCTCTCGACTACGCCCTGAAAGGGCAACGCAGTTGGACTTCAACGCTGCACAGGCTCACCACTGCGCTTCCCTTTCAGGGCGAAGAAGGGTGGTGTCCCCGCTTTCCCTGGGCGTTGCCCAGGGCTGGGAGCTGCACTGGCCCTTCGGGCCGGAAGAGTGATCGAGGCAATATCACCAACACAGGTCCGAACAGGCATGCGTTGGCGATTCGAGAATAAATCGGACACGGATGAGGCGTCCATGAGTACTCCCGTACGATCAAACCGGATGAACAGTATCTACCTCGAGACCCCGAGGCTCTTGCAAATCGCCCGAAACTGTCGTAGTATTATGGAAGCCAACGGGTAAGCCGCTGGCCCAAAGCAGATCGCCGCATCATGAATCAATTCTGTCAGTCATAGTCCTTCCCCTCTGGGGGACAACCACCGTTCCGGGCGAACAGGCCCATCCGTCAACGGGTGGAGTGTGCCTACACGAAGACACCCGCCGCCGGCATGGCAATCGTGGTTCCCGCCGACCCCCGACAGCATTCTCGCCATATTGGACTGTGTCTTGACGACCTAAGGAATTGATTCCATGAAATCCACAAACACTACCGCTATGGCTGAGCGCACGTCCCTGATCGCGCGGGCGGAATCCGGCGATCTGGAAGCCCAATATGCGCTGGGACGCCATTACTGGCGCAAGAAGCCCAAAAACAAGCAAAAGGCCGTCCATTGGTTTCGCAAGGCGGCGGAACAGGGCCATGCCCAAGCCCAGTTTTGCCTGGGGGTCCGTTTCTACAAGGGAGAAGGGGTTCGGAAGAGGCTCACGGAATCGGTGCGCTGGTTTCGGAAGGCAGCGGCGCAGGGGCACATGGACGCCCAATACAACCTGGCTTGGGCCCTGGAGAATGGGGAGGGGTGCCGGGTTGATCGGATAGAGGCCGTCGACTGGTACCGGAAGGCCGCCCGGCAGGGTGACGCCGACGCCCAATACAACCTGGCCTACGCTCTGGACTTCGGGGAGGGCTGTGCCGTGGACAAGAAGGCGGCGCGGTACTGGTACCGGAAATCGGCGAATCAGGGTAACACCGATGCCATGGTTAATCTGGGCGTGACCTATCGAGACGGGGACGGCACGCCGAAACGACTGAAGGAAGCGGTGCGGTGGTTTCGCCGGGCAGCGGAACTGGGTGATGTCGATGGACAGTGCTGTCTCGCCCACGCGCTGTACCGCGGTGAGGGCTGTGCGGTCGATGAGAAGGCGGCGGCGGACTGGTACCGCAAGGCGGCGCGACAGGGTGACGCCGACGCCCAGTTTGGGCTGGCGTGTTGCTACGACGAGGGGCGAGGTGTCCGCAAGGATTATCGTTGGGCCGCATATTGGTACCGCAAGGCGGCCGAACAGG
Protein-coding sequences here:
- the ptsP gene encoding phosphoenolpyruvate--protein phosphotransferase — protein: MVDSGSAKETHLSGLAVSEGVVYARAVVLHPISHQAVPWYRIEPEQAPAEQERAAWAMGQAAGQIDGLAVEVSSRIGKAQANIFLAQKMMVEDETLHAEIRQVIESELLNAEAAIAKCLDKYEKLLQAVDNSYMSERAADIGEIRRRLLDIMAGKEVPGRSEDTRALFPGFHIIVSADLTPSDTVNLNTDKTLGFITEHGGPASHAAILARAMGIPSVSGIERVHERINTGDYVLLDGDAGDVIIHPRPDTLALYPTARRQAMRAARRVPPVEGFTVLANIGRSSELPLLEESGAEGVGLYRTEFEFLAMSCLLGEDAQYERYASVVRSQAGKPVYMRLLDLGGDKGAPCLSLDPEENPCLGFRGARLLLGRPDLLQPHVRALARASRHGAIHLTYPMIVDADQFLVLRERIRQFIADIPDTQLLHGVMFEVPSACLLADELMAISDFGSIGTNDLIQYLFAIDRNNERVAGDYNPDKPVFWKLLRQIAEAAARHGRPLSVCGEIGGQPACIPKLIDLGLRCVSVSPRQIGLARVAARQYLESLAAR
- a CDS encoding DUF1559 domain-containing protein, whose product is MKKNASLGFTLIELLVVIAIIGILAAILLPALARAREAARRAACANNLKQMGLSLHMFASENRGMYPPRQIVTITGALSPEMMFNGPLMIPEYISDYNVIWCPSWGANDGPISRYDGGKGNGDGVLEPEEIGQEPYHYTGWLLLEDVNIIGPLVGTLGTGPNGRHEEDAYLGTPWGELALANVATNGDASHRDFTVSSTYAGTQAGGGNTIYRLRDGIERFLITDINNPGASARASSSTPLMWDHASTKTIDFSHVPGGGNVLYLDGHVEFLKYPNTRFPFTPDSARILGRYGKPFDGF